The DNA region CAGCCAGCCCCGGAGCCCGGCAGAGCGTAAGGCCCAGCCCCTTTCCTCCTGGGTGCGGGGGGGCACTTTGGTGGTGGGGAGAGCCCACGCAATACCTTTGGGGGCCCCTGCAGTCACAGAAGGGTGGCAGGATTgggtgctgcagggagcagtgggGTAAAGCAGGGGCACTACAGCCCTGCTTCCCCTTGGCTGGGTGCTGGATCTGGCCTGGCACTTCCTTCTCTGACTGCCTTTTCCTCACGTCTCTCGCCAGTGTGCCACGGCCCTGGGCATGTGTTGCTACATTGCTGCTGCTGACCTCGAGGTAACTGTGCCCGGGTGCCGTCCGTACCCCTGCCAGAGGGCATCCCAGGGGCTGCCATGCCACCCACCCTCAGCCCATGGTGCTAGGGCAGCTtggagctgagctggggagggggcacagggaAATCAGTGACAGCCCAGGCCCCTTACCTGGGCAGTGTGGAGCTGAGCTGAGGGGGAAAATCCCACCTTGCAGAGATGGGGTGTCCTGAGTGGAGGAGTCTCTCCTGCCCTGGAGAGGTCCTGGTGCCCCTGGGCAGGGTGGGTGCGCTTCGGTCCCCAGTGCACAGCTTCACTGTGGCATCTTCCTGGCAGCTGTGGTCTGACAGTGGGTTTCCCCTCTCCAGGACCTGGTCTCATGCCTGTCCTGCTTGGAGGGCGTCTTCAGCTCCCCCAGCACAGGTGAGGGGGGCTCGGCACCCGCCCACCATGGCCCTCTGCACTGCAGTGCACTCCAGTCGTGGTCCCTGCTCCTCACCATCTGCCCCCCCTCCCACATCAAGAGTGTCTTGGACAAGTgagtggggtgtggggggtgcAGGGCCTGGTGTGGGGCAGCCAGCTGCAGAGGGGGGAGCCTCTGGAATGATGCCCGGCCCCCCGACTGCCCTCCTGCCTTCCTGTCCCAGTCACTGGCTGAAGCTGCCCCCGCTGCTGTCCAGCAGCAGTGTCACGCTGCGCATCCTGGCTGGGGAAGCCATCGCGCTGATCTTCGAGCTGGCCCAGGACATGGAGGTATGGTGGggcgctgcagcagcagaaggcagccaGTGGGcgggcagcagagcagcagggaactGCTGGCACCGGCACCCTGCCCATGCCCCAGCTGAGCTGGCACTGATGGCATTGGGATGCACCAGACTGGCGTCACCAGCAGGTGCTCAGGCAGAGGGGCTGGCCCCGGTGGTCCCCCCAGCCGTGTCCTGGCGATGGCAGTGGTGGACAGTGCCTGGAGCTGCATCCCCTCCAACCTCTCCTGTTTTTTTGGCAGGAGGACTTGTGCCACCAAGATACAGAGTTCCTGCGAGCCCAGCTCAAGGTTTTGGCTACAGAGAGCAGCAAGTACCGAGCCAAGACAGACCGACGGAAGCAGCGCTCCATCTTCCGGGACATCCTGCACTTCATTGAGGTACTGGAGGCTGGCGGTGCCCTTCCCTGCTGAGGTTGTGGCTgtgcagctgctgcccagctgcctgGTGATTCTCCTCTGCTGAGAGCCAGGAGATGCACAGGGCTGGTGCTCAGGTTATTGCTGATGCCCCTCTCTCCGCTCAGAGCGGGGAGTACCAGGAGGAGACCATCCGATTTGGCGTGGAGTGCATGTACCTGGACAGCTGGGCACGCCAGCGGACCTACCAAGCCTTTAAAGAGGTGCTGGGCTCCGGCATCCGCCACCACCTCCAGGTAGGGGCCGGGTGGCCGCACTGGGGGGTGCCGGACCGGTACTGGCAGCTGCTGACAGGCCCCTGCTTCCACAGAACAATGAGCTGCTACGGGAGATCTTTGGCCTCGGGCCCCCCTTGGTGCTGGATGCGGCTGCTCTGAAAGCCAGCAAGGTCTCCCGCTTCGAGAAGGTGGGTGCTGCCACCCAGACTTGTGCCCACAGTCCTCTCCCGTGCTGCCGCCGGCTCTAGCCGAGTGCCTGCATGTGGTGGGCGCCAGTGGAGAGGTGGGCAGAGGGGCAGCCCCTAAcccatctctccttccctcccctcctagCACCTCTACAACTCGGCTGCCTTCAAAGCCCGCACGAAAGCCCGGAGCCGGGTGCGGGACAAGCGGGCGGATGTGCTGTGATGGGCGGAGGGGGGGCAGAGCCCCCAGCCCACCTGGACTGCAGACCCAGCACTGTGAGGGGCAGGTGCCCCCAGCCCTTGGGCTTTTATTCATGTACAGCAGAGTATTTAATGCCTGGAGCTGCCCCACCAGGGGCTGccccctcttttatttttttaaccaaaaaaaaaggataaaaggaGAGCAGGGGGGAGGTGGCGGTGTGCTGCTGTGTGCCTGCTCTGTGGCTGGGGCTCTGCATGGCACGGTGGGAGGGGGTCATATTGGGCTCCTGCAGCCCCTTTCTGAGGCAGGGCTCATGTCCTCCCTCCCCGGTCCCACAGAGGCATCAGGGTGGCCTGGCACAGCCTGAAGGGCTGGGCAGAAGGGCAGAGCCGTGCTGGGCTGCGGGGCAGCTGGCCCTGGTGTCTGTGCCTGCGGCAGGAGTGCTCCCCCAGGTCTCCCCTGCCACGCTGGACACAGCCTCCATCTCCGCAGCCAGCCTGGCACCCAGGGGCGGTGGCatgctctgcccagccctgccagctgcctgctctgaGCCCTTTTCCAGCCAAATGCTTTATATGAAATAGTTCTCTTGTGGGAAATTAATTACAGGAGGGTGGCACAGCAGGCAAATCCCGGGGCTGCCTATGCAGCCCTGGGGGCCACTGCCCTGGTG from Accipiter gentilis chromosome 23, bAccGen1.1, whole genome shotgun sequence includes:
- the IFRD2 gene encoding interferon-related developmental regulator 2 isoform X2, producing the protein MPRSRRAARRGPGSGRAGSPVSEEEAGSEVLSHCSSASEGASPAEEGAGSEAASEQGQEEEVEDRLKEHMDNLLDKSAKTRQAALQSLRLAFSSKTLSEFLLERRLTLTDSLEKCLKKGKGEEQALAGTVLTLLCLQMGSGPEAEEVFRSLKPLLVSVLTDSTASPGARQSCATALGMCCYIAAADLEDLVSCLSCLEGVFSSPSTGEGGSAPAHHGPLHCSALQSWSLLLTICPPSHIKSVLDKRTCATKIQSSCEPSSRFWLQRAASTEPRQTDGSSAPSSGTSCTSLRAGSTRRRPSDLAWSACTWTAGHASGPTKPLKRCWAPASATTSRTMSCYGRSLASGPPWCWMRLL
- the IFRD2 gene encoding interferon-related developmental regulator 2 isoform X1 yields the protein MPRSRRAARRGPGSGRAGSPVSEEEAGSEVLSHCSSASEGASPAEEGAGSEAASEQGQEEEVEDRLKEHMDNLLDKSAKTRQAALQSLRLAFSSKTLSEFLLERRLTLTDSLEKCLKKGKGEEQALAGTVLTLLCLQMGSGPEAEEVFRSLKPLLVSVLTDSTASPGARQSCATALGMCCYIAAADLEDLVSCLSCLEGVFSSPSTGEGGSAPAHHGPLHCSALQSWSLLLTICPPSHIKSVLDNHWLKLPPLLSSSSVTLRILAGEAIALIFELAQDMEEDLCHQDTEFLRAQLKVLATESSKYRAKTDRRKQRSIFRDILHFIESGEYQEETIRFGVECMYLDSWARQRTYQAFKEVLGSGIRHHLQNNELLREIFGLGPPLVLDAAALKASKVSRFEKHLYNSAAFKARTKARSRVRDKRADVL